A single genomic interval of Lynx canadensis isolate LIC74 chromosome A2, mLynCan4.pri.v2, whole genome shotgun sequence harbors:
- the TKT gene encoding transketolase, whose amino-acid sequence MEGYHKPDQQKLQALKDTANRLRISSIQATTAAGSGHPTSCCSAAEIMAVLFFHTMRYKPLDPRNPHNDRFVLSKGHAAPILYAVWAEAGFLPEEELLNLRKITSDLDGHPVPKQAFTDVATGSLGQGLGAACGMAYTGKYFDKASYRVYCMMGDGELSEGSVWEAMAFASIYKLDNLIAILDINRLGQSDPTPLQHQVDVYQKRCEAFGWHTVIVDGHSVEELCKAFGQAKHQPTAIIAKTFKGRGISGIEDKEAWHGKPLPKNMADQIVQEIYSQIQSTKKILVTPPQEDAPLVDITNIRMPSPPSYKVGDKIATRKAYGQALAKLGRVNDRIIALDGDTKNSTFSEIFKKEHPDRFIECYIAEQNMVSVAVGCATRNRTVPFCSAFGAFFTRAFDQIRMAAISESNINFCGSHCGVSIGEDGPSQMALEDLAMFRSIPTATVFYPSDGVSTEKAVELAANTKGICFIRTSRPENAIIYNSNEDFQVKQAKVVLKSKDDQVTVIGAGVTLHEALAAADLLKKEKINIRVLDPFTIKPLDRNLILSSARATKGRILTVEDHYYEGGIGEAVSSALVGEPGITVSRLAVGEVPRSGKPAELLKMFGIDRDAIAQAVRDLVAKA is encoded by the exons CCACCCCACGTCATGCTGCAGTGCCGCGGAGATCATGGCTGTCCTCTTTTTCCATACCATGCGCTACAAGCCCCTGGACCCCCGGAACCCTCACAACGACCGCTTTGTACTCTCCAAG GGCCACGCGGCTCCCATCCTGTATGCCGTATGGGCTGAGGCCGGCTTCCTGCCTGAGGAGGAGCTGCTGAACCTGAGGAAGATCACCTCTGACTTGGACGGGCACCCTGTTCCG AAACAAGCTTTCACCGATGTGGCCACTGGCTCCCTGGGCCAGGGCCTTGGGGCCGCTTGTGGGATGGCCTACACGGGCAAATACTTCGACAAAGCCAG CTACCGCGTCTACTGCATGATGGGAGACGGGGAGCTGTCGGAGGGCTCTGTGTGGGAGGCCATGGCCTTTGCCAGCATCTACAAGCTGGACAACCTGATTGCCATTCTTGACATCAACCGCCTGGGCCAGAGCGACCCCACCCCGCTGCAGCACCAGGTGGACGTCTACCAGAAGCGTTGCGAGGCCTTTGG ctgGCACACCGTCATCGTGGATGGACACAGCGTGGAGGAGTTGTGCAAGGCCTTTGGCCAGGCCAAGCACCAGCCGACGGCCATCATCGCTAAGACCTTCAAGGGCCGGGGGATCTCAG GCATAGAGGACAAGGAGGCTTGGCATGGGAAGCCCCTCCCCAAAAACATGGCCGATCAGATTGTCCAGGAAATCTACAGCCAGATCCAGAGCACGAAGAAGATCCTCGTGACTCCCCCACAAGAGGATGCCCCCTTAGTGGACATCACCAACATCCGCATGCCCAGCCCACCCAGCTACAAAGTTGGCGACAAG ATAGCTACCCGCAAGGCCTATGGACAGGCCCTGGCGAAGCTGGGCCGCGTCAATGACCGCATCATCGCCCTGGATGGGGATACCAAGAATTCCACCTTCTCAGAGATCTTCAAAAAGGAGCACCCAGACCGATTCATTGAGTGCTACATTGCTGAGCAGAACATG GTGAGTGTCGCCGTGGGCTGTGCCACACGCAACCGGACAGTGCCCTTCTGCAGCGCTTTCGGGGCCTTCTTCACACGGGCCTTCGACCAGATTCGCATGGCGGCCATCTCTGAGAGCAACATCAATTTCTGTGGCTCCCACTGTGGTGTGTCCATCG GGGAAGACGGGCCCTCTCAGATGGCTCTGGAAGATCTGGCCATGTTTCGGTCAATCCCCACTGCAACTGTCTTTTACCCAAGTGATGGTGTGTCTACGGAAAAGGCAGTGGAATTAGCAGCCAATACAAAG GGTATCTGCTTCATCCGGACCAGTCGCCCAGAAAACGCCATCATCTATAACAGCAATGAGGATTTCCAAGTCAAACAAGCCAAG GTGGTCCTGAAGAGCAAGGATGACCAGGTGACTGTGATTGGGGCCGGGGTGACCCTGCATGAGGCCTTGGCTGCTGCCGACCTACTGAAGaaag AGAAGATCAACATTCGTGTGTTGGACCCCTTCACCATCAAGCCCCTGGACAGGAATCTCATTCTCAGCAGCGCCCGAGCTACCAAGGGGAGGATCCTCACCGTGGAGGACCATTACTACGAAG GTGGCATAGGTGAGGCAGTGTCCTCCGCCTTAGTGGGTGAGCCTGGCATCACTGTCTCCCGCCTCGCCGTTGGCGAGGTACCAAGAAGTGGGAAGCCAGCTGAGCTGCTGAAGATGTTTGGCATCGACAGGGATGCCATTGCACAAGCTGTGAGGGACCTTGTCGCCAAGGCCTAG